Proteins encoded together in one Anaerotignum propionicum DSM 1682 window:
- a CDS encoding D-alanyl-D-alanine carboxypeptidase family protein — protein sequence MHMRRAGILVLLLFLCCSIAYGAEPSVGAQGAALVDGNTGRLLWGKNAEEPLAMASTTKIMTAILVLENANLDDVVTVSKKAANQPEVHMDLKAGEQWKVGDLLSVMMMRSYNDTAVALAEHVSGSVEEFCQLMTKKAAEIGAEDTVFGSPNGLDSQIPFAKHHSTAKDMALIGAYALKNEKFCSVIAQPSITIKEVTGKRQCEVTNADRFLKEYKGAMGVKTGYTNKAGHCFVGAAEQNGVRLVSTVLGSGWGSGGKEKKWSDTKAIMNYGFDTFFPFEAAKKGQVCGKVAMLHSKVGEVNAVLQDGYQGLFSKEEQNAIQLIISLPESIEAPVQAGQQLGNAQIKLKDEVLAEIPILADQTAPAYTLADWLSYLSQSWITWF from the coding sequence ATGCACATGAGGCGTGCGGGAATCTTGGTTCTCCTGCTTTTTTTATGCTGTTCCATTGCTTATGGGGCAGAGCCTTCCGTAGGCGCACAGGGCGCGGCCTTGGTAGATGGAAATACAGGTCGATTATTATGGGGGAAGAATGCAGAGGAGCCATTGGCCATGGCAAGCACAACAAAAATTATGACGGCTATTTTGGTTTTGGAAAATGCGAATCTGGATGATGTGGTGACAGTGAGTAAAAAAGCCGCAAATCAGCCAGAGGTACATATGGATTTGAAGGCGGGAGAGCAATGGAAGGTTGGCGATCTGCTTTCTGTTATGATGATGCGTTCTTACAATGATACGGCTGTGGCACTGGCGGAACATGTTTCTGGCAGTGTTGAAGAATTTTGCCAGCTGATGACAAAAAAAGCGGCAGAAATTGGTGCTGAGGACACCGTCTTTGGCTCTCCTAACGGTTTAGACAGCCAGATTCCTTTTGCCAAGCACCATTCGACTGCCAAAGATATGGCTTTGATTGGGGCATATGCTTTGAAAAATGAAAAGTTTTGCAGTGTGATTGCCCAACCCTCTATAACCATTAAAGAGGTGACAGGGAAAAGGCAGTGTGAGGTTACCAATGCCGACCGTTTTTTAAAAGAATATAAGGGGGCAATGGGGGTAAAAACCGGCTATACCAATAAGGCGGGTCATTGCTTTGTTGGAGCGGCGGAACAAAACGGGGTTCGTTTGGTGAGCACGGTTTTGGGCAGTGGTTGGGGAAGTGGGGGAAAAGAGAAAAAATGGTCAGACACAAAGGCCATTATGAATTATGGGTTTGATACCTTTTTTCCGTTTGAAGCGGCAAAAAAAGGGCAGGTTTGTGGTAAAGTTGCTATGCTTCACTCCAAGGTGGGAGAGGTGAATGCTGTTTTGCAGGATGGATATCAGGGTTTATTCTCTAAGGAGGAACAGAATGCCATTCAGCTCATTATTTCTTTGCCCGAAAGTATTGAAGCGCCTGTGCAGGCAGGACAGCAATTGGGAAATGCCCAGATAAAGCTAAAGGATGAGGTTTTGGCGGAAATTCCAATTTTAGCGGATCAGACTGCACCAGCATATACCTTAGCAGACTGGTTATCCTATTTATCCCAGAGTTGGATTACATGGTTTTGA
- the scpB gene encoding SMC-Scp complex subunit ScpB, whose product MRLSELEAVVESLLFISGEAVPLSAIAQTIEMDKATAKAIIHTLADKYESEKRGIRIVELDGSYQMCTAGECFEYIRNMYKSPNRQGLTQALLETLAIIAYKQPITRAQIEEIRGVSAEHAVSKLVEKKLVCEVGRMDTPGKPIMFGTTNEFLRYFGFKSIKELPPLGDVQESQVQHEGNDL is encoded by the coding sequence ATGAGATTATCGGAGTTGGAAGCGGTAGTAGAGTCTTTGCTGTTTATTTCCGGCGAGGCGGTGCCTTTATCGGCAATTGCCCAGACCATTGAGATGGACAAGGCCACGGCAAAAGCCATTATTCATACGTTGGCGGATAAATATGAAAGTGAAAAACGAGGCATTCGCATTGTGGAACTCGATGGTTCTTATCAAATGTGTACTGCTGGGGAGTGTTTTGAGTATATAAGAAATATGTATAAAAGCCCCAATAGACAAGGCTTAACCCAAGCTTTATTGGAGACATTGGCAATCATTGCCTACAAGCAACCCATTACCCGTGCCCAAATTGAGGAGATTCGTGGCGTTAGCGCAGAGCATGCCGTGAGCAAATTGGTTGAGAAAAAACTGGTTTGTGAGGTGGGGCGAATGGATACGCCCGGCAAGCCTATTATGTTTGGAACAACCAATGAATTTTTGCGATATTTTGGGTTTAAGAGTATAAAAGAGCTGCCGCCTCTGGGTGATGTACAGGAAAGTCAGGTGCAGCATGAAGGAAATGATTTATAA
- a CDS encoding segregation and condensation protein A, protein MEQITIRLDAFEGPLDLLYHLIEKNEIDIYDIPIARLTDQYLAYLDLAEDRDMDGMSEFLVMAATLLEIKSKLLLPKPKNEAEEGPDPREELVIKLLEYKKIKEVTEDWRQREEEAALLLFKEADKAVAQLKGKKPQELEDFLQGVTMEDLYLAFRQVMDRKETKVDHVRSSFKGVPRDIFTVQEKMDYIRDMLILQPKSTFFTIFRKNADKMEKVVTFLALLELIKRKEVHIFQTTNFGEITITKYDGRDSA, encoded by the coding sequence TTGGAGCAAATTACAATTCGATTAGATGCCTTTGAAGGGCCTTTAGACCTTTTGTATCACCTGATAGAGAAGAACGAAATTGATATTTACGATATTCCCATTGCCCGTTTGACGGATCAATATTTGGCGTATTTGGATTTGGCGGAAGATCGGGATATGGATGGGATGAGTGAGTTTTTGGTCATGGCAGCGACGCTGTTAGAAATCAAAAGTAAGCTTCTTTTACCAAAGCCTAAAAATGAAGCAGAAGAAGGCCCAGACCCTAGAGAAGAACTGGTTATAAAACTTTTGGAATACAAAAAGATTAAAGAGGTAACTGAGGACTGGCGTCAGCGTGAGGAAGAGGCCGCCTTGCTTCTTTTCAAGGAAGCAGATAAGGCGGTAGCCCAGTTAAAAGGGAAAAAGCCTCAGGAGTTGGAGGACTTTTTACAGGGCGTAACCATGGAGGATTTATATCTTGCTTTTCGCCAAGTGATGGACAGAAAAGAGACAAAAGTGGATCATGTTCGCAGCTCCTTCAAAGGTGTTCCCAGAGATATATTTACGGTTCAAGAAAAGATGGACTATATTCGGGATATGTTGATTTTACAGCCGAAATCCACCTTTTTCACTATTTTTCGAAAGAATGCAGACAAAATGGAAAAGGTGGTTACATTTTTAGCTTTGTTGGAATTGATTAAGCGAAAAGAGGTACACATTTTTCAGACTACTAATTTTGGAGAAATCACCATAACAAAATATGACGGAAGGGATAGTGCATGA
- a CDS encoding site-2 protease family protein: MNYFLIFLFSIPGIIVATTIHEFTRAAVSTALGDTLPKNKGRLTLNPFNYFEPIGFLLMFYSGGFGWGKPVETSALYYKNRKRDTLLVALIPSVVNLVLGFIFLILQSKIFNNNMYLAMLFNYLCYYNVGLAVYNILPVAPMDCAKVLSVTIPANRYFQYLQYEKMIQLIFLLLLFVGLAGGFFSAIINVIIQIMSMIL, translated from the coding sequence ATGAATTATTTTTTGATCTTTTTATTTAGTATCCCTGGAATTATTGTTGCAACAACTATACATGAATTTACAAGGGCTGCAGTTTCAACGGCATTGGGAGATACCTTGCCTAAAAACAAAGGGCGTTTAACTTTAAATCCTTTCAATTATTTTGAACCCATTGGATTTTTGTTAATGTTTTACAGCGGCGGCTTTGGCTGGGGAAAACCGGTAGAGACCAGCGCATTATATTATAAAAACCGAAAAAGAGATACTCTTTTGGTTGCATTAATACCTTCTGTGGTGAATCTGGTTTTAGGCTTTATTTTTTTGATTTTGCAGAGCAAGATTTTTAATAACAATATGTATTTAGCAATGCTCTTTAATTATCTTTGTTATTACAATGTTGGTCTGGCGGTATATAATATTTTGCCTGTTGCTCCCATGGACTGCGCAAAGGTATTATCGGTAACCATTCCTGCCAACAGATATTTTCAATATTTGCAATATGAAAAAATGATTCAGTTGATATTTTTGCTTTTACTGTTTGTTGGTTTAGCAGGCGGGTTTTTTAGTGCCATTATTAATGTCATCATTCAGATTATGAGTATGATTCTGTAG
- a CDS encoding helix-turn-helix transcriptional regulator, with the protein MNTRIAELRRQQKLSQEDLAKAVGVTRQTITSLEVGKYTASLVLAHKIARFFNLTIEDIFLFEEEENL; encoded by the coding sequence ATGAATACACGTATTGCAGAACTTAGACGTCAGCAAAAACTGTCTCAAGAAGACTTGGCAAAAGCCGTTGGGGTAACCCGCCAAACAATTACCTCATTGGAAGTGGGCAAATATACCGCTTCACTAGTGCTTGCCCATAAAATTGCACGCTTTTTCAATTTAACCATTGAAGATATATTTCTGTTTGAAGAGGAGGAAAATCTATGA
- a CDS encoding ketopantoate reductase family protein gives MKIAILGLGAVGATVAGALKKYEKNLIFIARGETKSVLREKGLYLESEKLGDQRIHPGLVSDDPEEIGMVDVLFLCSKSYGLEAACQKYSDIIGENTLVVPLQNGIMTSRYVSHWLKGKGVVSDSFIYCFSNIVETGHVFNRGELLRIGIGFADGRDNEKAKQLVAMLNEGGLPSAYGQDIMMSIWEKYAMMCGNSCAFIYFDCEAGDIQKDANKLEFLRGIYEDILRLAKASGVTGLEEMPEKYYQHFLTLPPQTISSLYRDIREGKEETEFEWVIGGGYKLAQELGVSVPYMEKVYEAKIRNG, from the coding sequence ATGAAAATTGCCATATTGGGACTTGGTGCAGTGGGAGCCACTGTTGCCGGGGCACTAAAGAAATATGAAAAAAATCTGATTTTTATTGCCCGAGGAGAAACTAAAAGTGTGCTGAGAGAAAAAGGTCTGTATCTGGAGTCGGAGAAATTGGGGGATCAAAGAATACACCCTGGTTTGGTTTCCGATGATCCCGAGGAAATCGGCATGGTGGATGTTTTGTTTCTTTGCAGTAAAAGCTACGGTCTAGAGGCAGCTTGCCAAAAGTATAGTGATATTATTGGGGAAAACACCTTGGTTGTTCCTTTGCAAAATGGCATTATGACTTCCAGATATGTTTCACATTGGTTGAAGGGGAAGGGTGTCGTGAGTGACAGCTTTATTTATTGTTTTTCAAATATTGTGGAAACGGGACATGTGTTTAACCGTGGAGAGCTTTTGAGAATCGGCATAGGCTTTGCAGATGGAAGAGATAATGAAAAGGCTAAACAGCTTGTTGCAATGCTTAATGAAGGAGGCTTACCTTCTGCTTACGGGCAGGATATTATGATGAGCATTTGGGAAAAGTATGCCATGATGTGCGGAAATAGTTGTGCATTTATCTATTTTGATTGTGAAGCAGGAGACATACAAAAGGATGCTAATAAATTAGAGTTTTTACGGGGTATTTATGAAGACATTCTCCGTTTGGCAAAGGCATCAGGGGTCACAGGTCTGGAAGAAATGCCTGAGAAGTATTATCAGCACTTTTTAACACTGCCACCCCAAACTATTTCTTCTTTATACAGGGATATTCGTGAAGGAAAAGAGGAAACTGAATTTGAATGGGTGATAGGTGGAGGTTACAAATTAGCCCAAGAGTTAGGCGTTTCGGTACCTTATATGGAAAAGGTGTATGAGGCGAAAATCAGAAATGGTTGA
- a CDS encoding DUF2971 domain-containing protein — protein sequence MEANRTTKYLDDWVRVPLCDKGDKLYHYTTAEGVQGIIENRQFIATKSDFLNDKLEFLYSLEILEKVIDTYIVNKDLGRRLFKIIKAEMDELAIITPSCQTVCVPDHEDKSFYVISFSKLDNSALLWAEFTDFRGYCLGFDYEKLVKGFTGRSFLHGTVIYSEEVQISCLLDALIACVRRGVNDGFVELDTIYEENAEIGDEALLEIGGDMAMVCSVYAMFFKSEFFKGEEEYRFVFSPLRTDRGGQPRFRILKQIFLPYIMVELDGFATPIPLTSVTVGAKNNSDIAVRGMRSFLMGQGLDNIPVTLSDIPLRY from the coding sequence GTGGAAGCAAATAGAACAACAAAATATTTAGATGATTGGGTCCGGGTGCCCCTTTGTGATAAAGGTGATAAATTGTACCATTATACCACTGCGGAAGGGGTTCAAGGCATTATCGAAAATAGGCAGTTTATTGCCACAAAAAGTGATTTCTTAAATGACAAGCTTGAATTTCTGTATTCATTAGAGATTTTAGAAAAAGTAATTGACACTTATATTGTAAATAAGGATTTGGGGCGGAGGCTGTTTAAAATTATAAAGGCGGAGATGGATGAGCTTGCTATCATCACACCTTCTTGCCAAACAGTTTGTGTACCGGATCATGAGGACAAAAGCTTTTATGTAATTTCTTTCTCCAAGCTGGATAATAGTGCATTGCTTTGGGCTGAGTTTACTGATTTTAGAGGGTATTGTCTTGGGTTTGATTATGAAAAGCTGGTGAAAGGATTTACAGGCAGGTCATTTTTGCATGGAACGGTCATTTATAGTGAGGAAGTTCAAATTTCCTGCCTCTTGGATGCGCTGATTGCCTGCGTCCGCAGGGGAGTGAATGATGGTTTTGTTGAACTGGATACTATATATGAAGAAAATGCTGAAATCGGAGATGAAGCTTTATTGGAAATTGGTGGTGACATGGCTATGGTTTGCTCTGTTTATGCCATGTTCTTTAAAAGTGAATTTTTCAAGGGAGAAGAGGAATATCGTTTTGTATTCTCTCCATTACGTACAGATCGGGGAGGTCAACCCAGGTTTCGGATTCTAAAACAGATATTTTTACCATACATTATGGTGGAGCTGGATGGATTTGCAACACCCATTCCATTGACTTCCGTTACTGTTGGTGCAAAAAATAACAGTGATATTGCTGTAAGAGGTATGCGATCCTTTCTAATGGGGCAAGGACTTGATAATATTCCCGTTACCCTATCGGATATTCCATTGCGTTATTAA
- a CDS encoding glutamate-5-semialdehyde dehydrogenase, whose product MSILTEMGQKAKDASVVLAVLSTPKKNEALCHGAEALLAAEKEILSANQMDVEEALASGIKGAFIDRLTLTKTRLQEMAEGLRQVAALDDPVGEVLSMKTMDNGLIIGQKRVPMGVIGIIFEARPNVTADAFGLCLKAGSAVILRGGKEAFRTNQAVVSVFRTAMEEVGLPGDIVQVVPDTSRETANEMMRLNRYLDVLIPRGGAGLIQSVVQNSTVPVIETGVGNCHIFVDETADLDQAVAIVMNAKTQRPGVCNACESLLVHEKISEKFLPMVGKALQEKAVEIRGDEATCALISGSVPAVEEDWATEFTDYIISTRVVANLEEAITHIRKYSTGHSEAILTENYSNAQRFLNEVDAAAVYVNASTRFTDGGQFGFGAEIGISTQKLHARGPMGLKELTTTKYIIYGNGQIRQ is encoded by the coding sequence ATGAGTATTTTGACTGAAATGGGACAAAAAGCAAAGGATGCATCCGTTGTATTGGCGGTATTGTCCACACCGAAAAAAAATGAAGCCCTTTGCCATGGGGCAGAGGCTCTTTTGGCGGCAGAGAAAGAGATTCTTTCTGCCAATCAGATGGATGTGGAAGAGGCACTGGCATCGGGCATCAAGGGTGCTTTTATTGATCGTTTGACATTGACAAAAACAAGGCTTCAGGAAATGGCAGAGGGACTTCGTCAAGTTGCGGCTTTGGATGACCCTGTAGGTGAGGTTCTTTCTATGAAGACCATGGACAACGGGTTAATCATTGGGCAGAAAAGAGTGCCTATGGGTGTAATCGGGATTATTTTTGAAGCTAGACCAAACGTTACCGCTGATGCCTTTGGTTTATGTTTAAAGGCAGGCAGTGCGGTTATACTAAGGGGAGGAAAAGAAGCGTTCCGTACCAATCAAGCCGTTGTTTCGGTATTTCGTACGGCTATGGAAGAGGTAGGACTACCCGGGGATATTGTGCAGGTGGTGCCTGATACCTCAAGGGAAACAGCCAATGAAATGATGCGTCTCAATAGATATTTGGATGTATTGATTCCTCGGGGTGGAGCGGGTTTGATTCAAAGTGTGGTGCAAAACAGCACCGTTCCTGTAATCGAAACGGGCGTTGGCAACTGCCATATTTTTGTGGATGAGACTGCAGATTTGGATCAGGCTGTGGCCATTGTGATGAATGCCAAAACCCAGCGTCCCGGTGTTTGCAACGCCTGTGAAAGTCTTTTGGTGCATGAAAAGATTTCGGAAAAATTTCTCCCCATGGTAGGGAAGGCATTGCAAGAAAAGGCAGTTGAAATTCGTGGAGACGAAGCAACCTGTGCCCTAATTTCAGGGTCTGTTCCCGCAGTGGAGGAAGATTGGGCTACGGAATTTACGGATTATATTATCTCCACCAGGGTGGTTGCCAATTTAGAGGAGGCCATCACCCATATTCGTAAATATTCCACAGGGCATTCCGAGGCAATTCTTACAGAAAACTATTCTAATGCTCAGCGTTTTTTAAATGAAGTGGATGCCGCGGCAGTATACGTGAATGCTTCTACCCGTTTTACTGACGGCGGACAATTTGGTTTTGGTGCAGAAATTGGCATTAGCACGCAGAAGCTCCACGCAAGGGGACCTATGGGTTTGAAAGAACTGACCACGACGAAGTACATTATCTATGGGAACGGGCAAATAAGACAGTAA
- a CDS encoding 5-formyltetrahydrofolate cyclo-ligase, which yields MKNRLRQEILKKRKEMTEEERQRKSDNIIATLIGSKRYEKAETIFTFISMDNEVNTYPLIEQAWQDGKKVAVPIAKAKGEMYFVPIDSFSELRKSRFGVMEPEKEREDRVIPKETDVFLVPGSVFDQKGNRYGYGGGFYDRFFEQYPNIYKIAVAFSFQVMEFDLQVEVFDKPVDCIITEDGLIGGF from the coding sequence ATGAAAAACAGGCTGCGTCAAGAAATATTGAAAAAACGCAAGGAGATGACTGAAGAAGAACGCCAGAGAAAAAGTGATAATATAATAGCTACCCTGATAGGCAGTAAAAGATACGAAAAAGCGGAAACGATATTCACTTTTATTTCTATGGATAATGAGGTAAATACATATCCTTTGATTGAGCAAGCGTGGCAAGATGGAAAAAAGGTTGCCGTTCCCATTGCAAAAGCGAAAGGGGAAATGTATTTTGTACCAATTGATTCTTTTTCGGAACTGAGAAAAAGTCGATTTGGTGTTATGGAGCCGGAAAAAGAAAGGGAAGACAGGGTAATTCCAAAGGAAACGGATGTTTTTCTTGTTCCAGGAAGTGTATTTGATCAAAAAGGGAATCGTTATGGTTATGGCGGCGGATTTTACGATCGTTTTTTTGAGCAATATCCAAACATTTATAAAATTGCCGTAGCTTTTTCTTTTCAGGTTATGGAATTTGATTTGCAAGTGGAAGTATTTGATAAACCCGTTGATTGTATTATAACGGAAGACGGCTTGATAGGGGGGTTTTAG
- a CDS encoding DUF2085 domain-containing protein, with protein MLPGTGGVWGFWKYDVLLSLLLIAMNTIFKMIGSAVCHQMAERSFILQGQQLPVCARCTGIYSGMFFSMVFFVIFRRLHGNRPYSTKGMLLGALAFIPISVDGFFSYLGFWESTQLLRVVTGALAGASLSGFFLLGANFMVGAENNKPIFQSFGEQLLVMGMTLLFGIMIWLNMGSYFVTSVIVVLGIVYFWANLIYLILKNLAGNRILPFWLLSFCGSFLIIMTIGVLRQ; from the coding sequence GTGCTGCCTGGTACAGGGGGTGTTTGGGGTTTTTGGAAGTATGATGTATTACTTTCCTTATTATTAATTGCTATGAATACAATATTTAAAATGATTGGCTCTGCCGTCTGTCATCAGATGGCAGAGCGCAGTTTTATTCTTCAGGGACAGCAACTGCCTGTCTGCGCTCGATGCACAGGGATTTATTCGGGAATGTTCTTTTCTATGGTATTTTTTGTAATTTTTAGGAGGCTTCATGGGAACAGACCCTACTCAACCAAGGGAATGCTTCTGGGAGCCTTAGCCTTTATTCCTATTTCTGTTGATGGTTTTTTCAGCTATTTAGGCTTTTGGGAAAGTACTCAGCTGCTAAGGGTGGTTACCGGGGCATTGGCAGGGGCATCACTTTCAGGGTTTTTTCTTTTGGGCGCAAACTTTATGGTGGGAGCAGAAAACAATAAGCCCATTTTTCAATCTTTTGGAGAACAGCTTTTGGTAATGGGAATGACCTTATTATTCGGAATTATGATTTGGCTGAACATGGGAAGCTATTTTGTAACCTCGGTAATTGTTGTGCTGGGGATTGTTTATTTTTGGGCTAATTTGATTTATTTGATTTTGAAAAATTTAGCGGGCAATCGGATTTTGCCTTTTTGGTTGTTATCCTTTTGCGGAAGTTTTCTTATTATTATGACAATAGGGGTGTTGCGGCAATGA
- the proB gene encoding glutamate 5-kinase, whose translation MRELLKDCNRVVVKVGTSTITYPNGLLNLKRIEELAWVLTDLKNSGKDVVLVTSGAIGVGSVRMGMKERPTVMRQKQAAAAVGQAMIMQIYHNFFDRYNQTVAQVLLTKEEVGSEERYQNTKNTMETLMELGVIPIVNANDSISTEEIGISDNDRLSAIVAEIICADILILMTDIDALYDSDPKSNPNAKRISCVDWVTDEVRKMAGDKGSAFSVGGMLTKLQAAEICQDAGVKMAIVLGEDPTVIHRVIAGEDVGTFFNSRRK comes from the coding sequence GTGAGGGAATTATTGAAGGATTGCAATCGAGTTGTTGTTAAGGTTGGAACATCTACCATTACATACCCAAACGGTCTTTTGAACCTGAAACGCATAGAAGAGCTGGCTTGGGTTTTAACAGACCTTAAAAACAGTGGCAAGGATGTTGTACTGGTTACAAGCGGTGCCATTGGTGTTGGATCGGTACGAATGGGTATGAAGGAAAGACCTACAGTCATGCGCCAAAAACAGGCTGCTGCAGCTGTTGGGCAGGCCATGATAATGCAGATATATCATAATTTTTTTGATCGGTATAACCAAACGGTTGCACAAGTTCTGCTAACCAAGGAAGAGGTAGGTAGTGAGGAACGATATCAGAATACAAAGAATACAATGGAAACATTGATGGAGCTTGGAGTCATTCCCATTGTCAATGCCAATGACAGTATCTCTACAGAGGAAATTGGGATTTCCGATAACGATAGGCTTTCCGCTATTGTAGCAGAAATCATTTGTGCGGATATCTTGATATTAATGACAGATATTGATGCCTTATATGACAGTGATCCAAAATCAAATCCCAATGCAAAGCGCATTTCTTGTGTGGATTGGGTTACGGATGAGGTCAGAAAAATGGCAGGGGACAAAGGCTCAGCCTTTAGTGTTGGCGGAATGCTTACCAAATTACAGGCGGCGGAGATTTGTCAGGATGCCGGGGTGAAAATGGCCATTGTGCTAGGTGAAGACCCCACCGTTATTCATCGAGTGATAGCCGGCGAAGATGTAGGTACATTTTTTAACAGTAGGAGAAAATAG
- a CDS encoding glutamine--tRNA ligase/YqeY domain fusion protein encodes MAEEKIMENGGLGATGNFIHSYIQEDLKGELNKIHTRFPPEPNGYLHIGHAKSICLNFGLANLYGGKCNLRFDDTNPAKEDVEYVDSIREDVKWLGFDWEDRLYYASSYFEQYYQVALKLIRDGKAFVCDLPAEEMRQYRGTLSTPGKESPYRNRSVEENLDLFERMKNGEFPDGSRTLRAKIDMASPNINMRDPVIYRIAHATHHTTGDAWCIYPMYDFAHPLEDAIEGITHSICTMEFEDHRPLYDWVVREAGYLVNPPRQIEFARLGMTNTVMSKRKLRALVEDGLVDGWDDPRMPTISGLRRRGYTPESIRDFCERIGVSKANSMVDSGLLDYCIRDDLKAKAKVVMAVLDPLKLVITNYPEGQVEMMELENNPETPELGTRRVPFTRELYIEREDFMEEPVKKFFRLAPGKEVRLKGAYFVTCTDFVKDENGHVVEVHCTYDPETRSGSGFEGRKVKGTLHWVSATENVQATARLYDYMMLDNPEDSNGEMIMNPNSLEVKECFIEPAVKEAAKGDRFQFMRNGYYIVDTKDTTEEKLVFNRIVSLKSSFKLS; translated from the coding sequence ATGGCAGAAGAAAAGATTATGGAGAATGGCGGATTAGGTGCGACTGGAAACTTTATACATAGTTATATCCAGGAGGACTTGAAGGGGGAATTAAATAAAATTCATACCAGATTCCCACCTGAACCTAATGGCTATTTGCATATTGGACACGCAAAATCCATCTGCCTGAACTTTGGTTTGGCAAATCTTTACGGAGGAAAGTGCAATTTGCGCTTTGACGATACAAACCCTGCAAAGGAAGATGTAGAATATGTTGATTCTATCCGTGAGGATGTAAAGTGGCTGGGATTTGATTGGGAAGACAGATTATATTATGCGTCCAGCTATTTTGAGCAGTACTATCAGGTTGCTTTAAAGCTGATTCGAGACGGCAAGGCTTTTGTTTGTGATTTGCCTGCGGAGGAAATGCGCCAATACCGTGGAACATTAAGCACACCGGGGAAGGAAAGCCCTTATCGCAATAGAAGTGTGGAAGAAAATTTGGATTTATTTGAACGCATGAAAAACGGCGAATTCCCTGATGGTTCCCGTACACTCAGAGCCAAAATTGACATGGCTTCTCCCAACATTAACATGAGAGACCCTGTTATTTATAGAATCGCCCACGCAACCCATCATACAACAGGGGATGCATGGTGCATTTATCCTATGTATGATTTTGCCCATCCTTTAGAGGATGCCATTGAAGGAATTACCCATTCCATTTGCACCATGGAGTTTGAAGATCATCGCCCTCTATATGATTGGGTGGTGAGAGAAGCAGGGTATTTGGTGAACCCTCCCAGACAGATTGAGTTTGCCCGTTTGGGGATGACAAATACAGTGATGAGCAAAAGAAAGCTCCGTGCTTTGGTTGAGGATGGCTTGGTTGACGGTTGGGATGACCCACGTATGCCTACCATCAGTGGCTTGCGCCGCAGAGGATATACCCCCGAATCCATTCGGGATTTTTGTGAGCGTATTGGTGTATCCAAGGCAAACAGTATGGTTGACAGCGGTTTATTGGATTACTGTATTCGTGACGATCTGAAGGCGAAGGCAAAGGTTGTTATGGCGGTTTTGGATCCATTGAAGCTTGTCATTACAAATTATCCTGAAGGCCAAGTGGAAATGATGGAGTTGGAAAACAACCCAGAAACTCCTGAGCTTGGCACAAGAAGAGTACCTTTTACCAGAGAGCTATATATCGAAAGAGAAGATTTCATGGAGGAGCCTGTGAAAAAGTTCTTCCGTTTGGCTCCGGGCAAGGAAGTACGCTTAAAAGGTGCATATTTTGTGACTTGTACTGATTTTGTGAAGGATGAGAATGGACACGTTGTAGAAGTACATTGCACCTATGATCCTGAAACAAGAAGTGGCAGTGGCTTTGAGGGAAGAAAAGTAAAGGGAACCCTTCATTGGGTGAGTGCAACGGAAAATGTTCAGGCTACAGCAAGATTATATGACTATATGATGCTGGATAATCCTGAAGATTCTAACGGTGAAATGATTATGAACCCCAATTCTTTAGAGGTAAAGGAATGCTTTATTGAGCCCGCTGTAAAAGAGGCTGCAAAAGGGGATCGCTTCCAGTTTATGCGTAACGGATACTACATTGTTGACACAAAGGATACCACAGAGGAAAAATTAGTATTTAACCGAATTGTATCGCTAAAAAGTTCTTTTAAATTATCTTAA